The proteins below come from a single Thermodesulfobacteriota bacterium genomic window:
- a CDS encoding tyrosine-type recombinase/integrase, translating into MNHRERIEHIRSAGIADNTVRSYESDLKYFWGWVKITRGADIRYPVSPALVEAFVLDHIEGLDHRTDRLMVEHGFKDKFGRLHTINTIRHRLKALGWIHRINNFSDPGASEKIADLLRAAKRIESKSGRVPKKSRPITQDILEKMVAQINRKTKTGIRNAAILMFAFYSGGRRQSEVAGAKFEFLTKIWGGYTYLLHRSKTDQNGIGRKKLLRSRPARYLTKWIKAGNITDGYLFRRIMGNRVTEKPISNQAVNYIVKKYIEAIGEDPEYYSAHGLRRGFITTCARKKIPTEDIMQLTDHKNFNTIYGYYQEDRISKNPATKLYK; encoded by the coding sequence ATGAATCACCGTGAGCGCATCGAACATATCAGATCCGCCGGCATTGCCGACAACACCGTTCGGTCGTATGAAAGCGATCTGAAATACTTCTGGGGGTGGGTAAAAATCACCCGGGGGGCGGATATCCGCTATCCGGTTTCTCCGGCGCTGGTGGAAGCCTTTGTGCTGGACCACATCGAGGGCCTGGACCACCGCACCGATCGGCTCATGGTGGAACACGGGTTCAAGGACAAATTCGGCCGGCTGCATACGATAAACACGATTCGACACCGGCTGAAAGCCCTGGGCTGGATCCACAGAATTAATAATTTTAGCGATCCGGGCGCTTCAGAGAAAATTGCCGATCTCTTGCGCGCCGCCAAAAGAATTGAATCCAAATCCGGCCGGGTTCCCAAAAAATCAAGGCCGATTACCCAGGACATACTTGAAAAAATGGTTGCACAGATTAATCGGAAAACAAAAACCGGGATCCGCAACGCGGCGATCCTGATGTTCGCGTTTTATTCCGGAGGTCGGCGACAATCAGAAGTTGCCGGGGCAAAATTTGAATTTTTAACGAAAATATGGGGAGGCTACACCTACCTGCTCCACAGGAGCAAAACCGACCAGAACGGCATCGGCCGGAAAAAACTCCTACGGAGCAGGCCCGCCCGGTATCTGACAAAATGGATTAAAGCAGGAAACATCACCGACGGTTATCTCTTCCGGCGCATTATGGGAAACCGGGTCACCGAAAAACCCATCAGCAACCAGGCGGTCAACTATATTGTGAAAAAATATATTGAAGCCATCGGCGAAGATCCCGAATATTACAGCGCCCACGGCCTTAGACGTGGATTTATCACTACTTGTGCCAGGAAGAAAATACCCACCGAAGATATTATGCAACTTACGGACCATAAAAATTTTAATACCATCTATGGCTATTACCAGGAAGATCGGATCAGTAAAAATCCGGCCACCAAATTATATAAATGA
- a CDS encoding DNA methyltransferase produces MTPYFETENGKLYCADCLEIMPRLEPVDLVLTDPPYGCNFNFTKKRNRTSVLSRGYGPYKTKDRAWKNIIGDDQEFNPSHLLPYPEVIIWGANYFSHRLPVSKGWMIWDKKAHTSSDNHGDCELAWTNLSIPIRRFVHLWRGVIRAGEENPKNGGKLHPAQKPIALIQWCLSFSKTKGIVLDSYLGSGTTAVACERINRRWIGIEISEEYCEIAKQRIINETRQLKLF; encoded by the coding sequence ATGACACCGTATTTTGAAACAGAAAACGGGAAATTATATTGCGCAGACTGCCTTGAGATAATGCCAAGACTTGAGCCAGTGGATTTGGTGCTGACTGATCCGCCTTATGGTTGTAATTTCAATTTCACAAAAAAAAGAAATAGAACTTCAGTGCTTAGTAGAGGTTATGGGCCGTATAAAACAAAAGATAGAGCTTGGAAAAATATCATCGGTGATGATCAGGAATTCAACCCCTCACATTTATTGCCATATCCAGAAGTAATTATTTGGGGGGCAAATTATTTTTCTCATCGCCTGCCGGTATCAAAAGGTTGGATGATTTGGGACAAAAAGGCTCATACATCATCAGATAATCATGGAGATTGTGAATTAGCATGGACTAATTTATCCATACCTATCAGACGGTTTGTGCATTTATGGCGCGGTGTAATTAGAGCTGGTGAAGAAAATCCCAAAAATGGAGGGAAACTTCATCCAGCACAAAAACCAATAGCTTTAATTCAATGGTGTTTATCTTTTTCAAAAACAAAAGGGATTGTTTTAGACTCATATCTTGGATCAGGAACAACTGCAGTTGCTTGTGAAAGAATAAACCGCCGTTGGATTGGCATCGAGATTAGCGAAGAATACTGCGAAATCG
- a CDS encoding DUF5131 family protein produces MLNKQNLNKIDWTDYTWNPIAGCLHGCPYCYMRRMEKRFSGIMTPVFRPGYLADPHRLKKPSKIFVGSSGDMWGEWVGRNHIQAVLESCSQAPRHTFQFLTKNPGRYMEFPQINNAWYGTTCDGTARTEYNIANLVFVVQHPVRFVSFEPLLAPVNPDLSGINWIIIGADSNPGAFKPPVEWAYHLIGLAEEKSIPVFVKDNYGYPDRIKEMPEHG; encoded by the coding sequence TTACACCTGGAACCCGATCGCCGGTTGTCTGCATGGATGCCCCTATTGCTACATGCGGCGCATGGAGAAAAGATTCTCCGGAATCATGACGCCTGTATTCCGGCCCGGGTATCTCGCGGATCCGCACCGCCTTAAAAAGCCGTCAAAAATATTTGTAGGATCATCGGGCGATATGTGGGGCGAATGGGTGGGACGTAATCATATTCAGGCCGTGCTTGAGTCATGCTCCCAGGCCCCTCGGCACACCTTCCAGTTTCTCACCAAAAACCCCGGGCGTTATATGGAATTCCCTCAGATAAATAACGCCTGGTACGGCACCACCTGCGACGGCACCGCACGAACCGAATACAACATCGCCAATCTGGTGTTTGTCGTCCAACACCCCGTCAGGTTCGTTTCCTTTGAACCCCTGCTGGCCCCGGTGAACCCGGATCTGAGCGGAATCAACTGGATCATTATCGGCGCCGATTCCAATCCGGGCGCCTTTAAACCGCCGGTGGAATGGGCCTACCATCTGATCGGCCTGGCCGAAGAAAAATCAATCCCCGTGTTTGTCAAAGACAACTACGGATACCCGGACCGCATAAAGGAGATGCCGGAACATGGCTAA